Proteins from a genomic interval of Rosa chinensis cultivar Old Blush chromosome 2, RchiOBHm-V2, whole genome shotgun sequence:
- the LOC112190841 gene encoding probable ubiquitin conjugation factor E4, which yields MSTPKPQRSKEELEDIILRRIFQVSLTEPAEPNSRVVYLEMTAAEILSEGKPMRLTRDLMESILIDRLMGSFAAVEPPFQYLVGCYRRAYDEGRKITVMKDKNLRADMESVIKQAKKLSVSYCRIHLGNPEAFPGSGSDPATASNASPLLPLVFSEVGSGSVDEFGGSSSTSSGVQCPPGFLDDFFRDSDFDSLDPILKGLYEELREIVLKVSALGNFQQPLRALLYLVSFPAGAKSLVNHPWWIPKGVYLNGRVIERTSILGPFFHVSALPDHPIFKSQPDVGQQCFSENSKDSDLRSSYATIKTLTNSLYDGLAEVLLKLLKNAETRESVLEYLAEVINKNSSRAHIQVDPLSCASSGMFVNLSAVMLRLCEPFLDPNLTKRDKIDPKYVFYGDRLELRGLTALHASSEEVTEWINKDSLGNAGGDGQNRLSQSQEATSSGSNISQPSNMKPSGEKSKSFICECFFMTARVLNLGLLKALSDYKHLVQDMQRSEDTLKALKRQAPSPQLNIDIARLEKELELYKQEKRCHEAQILTDEPLLERALSFYRLMVVWLVRLVGGFKMPLPSTCPVEFASMPEHFVEDAMELLIFASRMPKAFHGILLDEFMNFIIMFMASPEYIRNPYLRAKMVEVLNCLMPRPSHQSPAATAAAASLFEGHQLSLEYLVRNLLKLYVDIEFTGSHTQFYDKFNIRHNIAELLEYLWQVPSHQNAWKQIAREEEKGVYLNFLNFLINDSIYLLDESLNKILEHKELEAEMSNTAEWERRPAQERQERTRLFHSQENIIRIDMKLANEDVSMLAFTTEQITAPFLLPEMVERVASMLNYFLLQLVGPQRKSLSLKDPEKYEFRPKQLLKQIVYIYVNLARGDTENIFPAAISKDGRSYNEQLFSAAADVLRRIGEDGRVIQEFVELGSKAKVAASEAMDAEAVLGDIPDEFLDPIQYTLMKDPVILPSSRITVDRPVIQRHLLSDNSDPFNRSHLTADMLIPDNDLKAKIQEFIRSQQSKRGESLSMQSDKATIQTTSSEMLID from the exons ATGTCGACCCCAAAACCGCAGAGGTCTAAAGAAGAGCTGGAGGACATAATCCTCCGGAGAATCTTCCAGGTCTCGCTGACGGAGCCGGCCGAGCCCAATTCGCGAGTCGTCTACTTGGAGATGACGGCGGCGGAGATTCTCAGCGAGGGCAAGCCGATGAGGCTCACGCGCGACCTCATGGAGTCGATCCTGATCGACCGTTTAATGGGTAGCTTCGCCGCCGTGGAGCCGCCGTTTCAGTACCTTGTCGGGTGTTACCGACGCGCCTACGACGAGGGTCGGAAAATCACCGTCATGAAAGATAAGAACTTGAGGGCGGATATGGAGTCGGTGATTAAGCAGGCGAAGAAGCTTTCGGTTTCGTATTGTAGGATCCATTTGGGGAACCCGGAGGCGTTTCCGGGTTCGGGTTCGGATCCGGCGACGGCGTCAAATGCGTCGCCGTTGCTGCCGTTGGTTTTTTCCGAGGTGGGGAGCGGCTCGGTGGATGAGTTTGGAGGGAGTTCTAGTACTAGTAGTGGAGTTCAGTGCCCACCTGGGTTTTTGGATGACTTCTTTAGGGACTCGGATTTCGATAGCTTGGACCCAATTTTGAAGGGTTTGTATGAGGAGCTTAGGGAGATTGTGCTCAAGGTTTCGGCATTGGGGAATTTCCAGCAGCCATTGAGGGCTCTGTTGTATTTGGTTAGCTTTCCTGCTGGGGCTAAGAGTCTGGTGAATCACCCGTGGTGGATTCCCAAAGGTGTTTACTTGAATGGGAGGGTTATCGAAAGGACTAGTATTTTGGGTCCTTTTTTTCATGTCAGTGCTCTgccggatcatcctattttcAAGAGCCAGCCGGATGTGGG GCAGCAGTGCttttcagaaaattctaaggatAGTGATCTGCGATCTTCGTACGCCACAATAAAGACACTTACGAATAGTCTATATGACGGCCTCGCAGAAGTTCTCCTCAAACTATTAAAAAATGCAGAGACCCGTGAGAGTGTTCTTGAGTATCTTGCTGAGGTTATCAACAAAAACTCATCAAGGGCTCATATTCAG GTCGATCCTCTTTCTTGTGCAAGTTCTGGCATGTTTGTCAATCTCAGTGCTGTCATGCTTCGACTTTGCGAGCCATTTCTGGATCCAAATTTAACAAAAAGGGACAAAATTGATCCAAAATATGTATTCTATGGTGACCGTCTGGAGTTAAG AGGTTTGACTGCTCTACATGCATCATCTGAAGAAGTTACTGAATGGATTAACAAAGATAGTCTCGGGAATGCTGGTGGTGATGGTCAAAATCGCCTTTCACAATCCCAAGAAGCCACCAGCTCTGGCAGTAATATATCTCAACCTTCTAACATGAAGCCAAGCGGCGAAAAATCTAAATCATTTATTTGTGAATGCTTCTTCATGACTGCGAGGGTGCTCAACCTGGGTTTATTGAAGGCACTTTCTGACTATAAGCATCTAGTACAG GACATGCAGAGGTCTGAAGATACACTTAAAGCCTTGAAAAGACAGGCACCTTCTCCTCAATTGAATATTGATATAGCTCGCCTTGAGAAAGAGTTAGAGTTGTATAAACAGGAAAAGCGTTGTCATGAAGCTCAGATACTCACG GATGAACCACTTTTAGAGCGTGCTCTTTCTTTCTACCGGTTGATGGTGGTGTGGCTAGTTCGCTTGGTTGGTGGATTTAAAATGCCTTTGCCGTCAACTTGCCCCGTGGAATTTGCATCTATGCCAGAACATTTTGTGGAAGATGCCATGGAGTTGCTTATATTCGCTTCCCGGATGCCAAAAGCATTTCATGGGATCCTGTTG GATGAATTTATGAACTTTATTATAATGTTCATGGCAAGTCCAGAATATATTAGGAACCCTTATCTAAGAGCAAAGATGGTTGAAGTCCTGAATTGCTTGATGCCCCGTCCAAG TCATCAATCACCTGCTGCTACAGCTGCTGCTGCTAGCCTGTTCGAAGGGCACCAACTGTCTCTCGAGTATCTTGTGAGGAATCTCTTGAAACTATATGTAGACATTGAGTTCACTGGTTCTCATACACAG TTCTATGACAAGTTCAACATCCGTCACAATATTGCTGAACTTCTTGAATATCTTTGGCAAGTCCCCAGTCATCAAAATGCTTGGAAACAG ATTGCTAGGGAAGAAGAGAAAGGCGTATATTTGAATTTCTTAAACTTCTTGATCAATGATAGTATATATCTTCTTGATGAAAGTCTTAACAAGATTCTTGAACACAAAGAACTGGAGGCTGAGATGTCAAACACCGCAGAATGGGAGCGTAGACCCGCTCAAGAGAGGCAGGAGAGAACCCGCCTGTTCCACTCTCAAGAAAAT ATTATCCGAATTGATATGAAGTTAGCAAATGAAGATGTGAGTATGTTGGCATTTACTACGGAACAAATTACAGCTCCTTTCCTACTTCCTGAGATG GTTGAAAGGGTGGCAAGTATGCTCAATTATTTTTTGTTGCAATTAGTAGGTCCTCAAAGAAAATCTCTTAGTCTGAAAGACCCGGAGAAGTATGAGTTCCGCCCAAAGCAATTGCTTAAGCAG ATTGTGTACATATATGTTAATCTGGCAAGAGGTGATACGGAAAATATCTTTCCAGCTGCTATCTCAAAGGATGGTCGATCTTACAATGAGCAG TTGTTCAGTGCTGCTGCCGATGTCCTAAGGAGAATTGGTGAAGATGGAAGGGTCATACAGGAGTTTGTTGAGCTTGGTTCCAAAGCCAAGGTTGCTGCTTCTGAGGCCATGGACGCTGAAGCTGTTCTTGGGGATATACCAGATGAATTCCTTGACCCAATTCAG tacACTTTAATGAAGGATCCAGTTATCTTGCCTTCTTCAAGAATCACAGTAGACCGGCCTGTCATTCAAAGGCATCTTCTTAGTGATAAT AGTGATCCATTCAACCGTTCCCATCTTACTGCGGACATGTTGATACCGGATAATGATTTGAAGGCAAAAATACAAGAGTTTATTAGGTCGCAACAGTCGAAGCGCGGGGAAAGCCTTAGCATGCAGAGTGATAAGGCAACAATACAAACCACATCTAGTGAAATGCTAATTGATTAG